The following coding sequences are from one Ruminococcus flavefaciens AE3010 window:
- a CDS encoding peptidylprolyl isomerase: MLKKNNVVRLVLIFTLIMGISSLVIMLSNTLMARNNSYITVDAETMKLVQLDPPKDGDPIAIVDTTLGEYRFVLYPQYSPNAVANFTELANQGYYNNTYVFHSESGVYSAAGAPNKNGNANDNSHELVERELHQDLWPFKGAVLAMNTTVKRNFKEKFLGGGTYYNGSRFMTVNTIDFTDEIKQELIDISESKDLANAFIEKGGVPNFSQQLTVIGQTYKGFDVVEKLANLEANEIGVYKVPVEDVMINSVTISTYSAEDEKTEEAEK, from the coding sequence ATGCTGAAAAAGAACAATGTTGTCAGACTTGTACTGATATTTACCCTCATAATGGGCATTTCATCTCTGGTGATAATGCTCAGCAATACCCTTATGGCACGCAATAACAGCTACATCACCGTTGATGCCGAGACCATGAAGCTGGTACAGCTGGACCCTCCCAAGGACGGCGACCCTATCGCTATCGTGGACACTACCCTCGGCGAGTACCGCTTTGTGCTCTATCCCCAGTATTCTCCCAATGCTGTTGCCAACTTCACTGAGCTGGCAAATCAGGGCTATTACAACAACACCTATGTGTTCCACTCGGAGAGCGGCGTATATTCTGCGGCAGGAGCTCCCAATAAAAACGGCAACGCAAACGATAACTCCCACGAGCTTGTGGAGAGAGAGCTCCACCAAGACCTGTGGCCATTCAAGGGTGCTGTTCTGGCTATGAACACCACCGTTAAGAGGAACTTCAAGGAGAAATTCCTCGGCGGCGGCACATACTATAACGGAAGCCGCTTCATGACGGTGAATACTATCGATTTTACCGACGAGATAAAGCAGGAGCTCATAGATATATCCGAGAGCAAGGACCTTGCCAACGCCTTTATCGAAAAGGGCGGCGTTCCCAATTTCTCTCAGCAGCTAACCGTGATCGGTCAGACCTATAAGGGCTTTGACGTTGTGGAGAAGCTGGCGAATCTGGAAGCCAACGAGATAGGCGTATACAAGGTGCCCGTTGAGGACGTGATGATAAACTCGGTAACTATCAGCACATATTCCGCAGAAGATGAAAAGACTGAGGAAGCTGAAAAGTAA
- a CDS encoding UDP-N-acetylglucosamine 1-carboxyvinyltransferase, whose protein sequence is MDKFVVKGGRRLEGEVTISGAKNAAVAILPAVILSDEPCIVENVPYISDVRICIHILKEMGAEVTNIGKDAYRIDPTTIDKFCVPYEYARKMRASYYFLGALLGKFNKARVSMPGGCPLGDRPIDQHLKAFTALGAEYTLSQGMIDLTADKLTGNQIFFDVVTVGATMNAMLAAVKAEGLTVIENAAKEPHIVDLANFLNSMGANIMGAGTDVIKIRGVEHLHGTTYAVIPDQIEAGTFMVAVAATKGDVLIKNVIPKHLESITKKLEKIGVNIEQFDDSIRVWVDGPLVKTNIKTAPHPGFPTDMQSQIATLLCLAEGTSIITENIWEQRFRYVDELRRMGADITVNGKVALIEGTGKLMGAPVKACDLRAGAALIIAGLAASGVTEIEDIYHIERGYDCMEGKLRALGADIEKVSVPDKAEDTKPESDKAAV, encoded by the coding sequence TTGGATAAGTTTGTTGTAAAAGGCGGAAGACGCCTTGAGGGCGAAGTCACCATCAGCGGAGCCAAGAATGCAGCTGTTGCTATTCTTCCCGCAGTTATTCTTTCAGATGAACCATGTATCGTAGAAAATGTCCCCTACATCAGCGATGTCAGAATATGTATCCATATCCTCAAGGAGATGGGTGCTGAGGTCACTAATATAGGCAAGGACGCTTACAGGATCGATCCTACCACTATCGATAAGTTCTGCGTCCCCTATGAGTATGCAAGAAAAATGCGTGCTTCATACTATTTCCTCGGAGCACTTCTCGGAAAATTCAATAAGGCAAGAGTTTCCATGCCGGGCGGATGTCCATTGGGCGACCGTCCTATCGATCAGCATCTGAAGGCTTTCACAGCTCTCGGTGCGGAGTATACTCTCAGTCAGGGCATGATAGACCTTACAGCCGATAAGCTCACAGGCAATCAGATATTCTTCGACGTTGTTACCGTTGGAGCTACTATGAACGCCATGCTGGCTGCTGTAAAGGCAGAGGGACTCACTGTTATTGAGAATGCGGCTAAGGAGCCGCATATCGTTGATCTTGCAAACTTCCTCAACTCTATGGGCGCTAATATCATGGGCGCAGGTACCGATGTTATCAAGATCAGAGGCGTGGAGCACCTCCACGGTACTACCTACGCTGTTATTCCCGACCAGATAGAGGCAGGCACATTCATGGTAGCAGTTGCCGCTACAAAGGGTGATGTGCTCATAAAGAATGTAATTCCAAAGCATCTTGAGTCGATCACAAAGAAGCTTGAAAAGATCGGCGTGAACATAGAGCAGTTCGACGACAGCATCAGAGTATGGGTGGACGGTCCTCTTGTAAAGACCAACATCAAGACAGCTCCACACCCGGGATTCCCTACAGATATGCAGTCTCAGATAGCTACGCTTCTCTGTCTTGCAGAGGGGACAAGCATCATCACCGAGAATATCTGGGAGCAGCGCTTCCGCTATGTTGACGAGCTCAGAAGAATGGGCGCTGATATCACAGTAAACGGCAAGGTAGCTCTTATCGAGGGCACAGGCAAGCTTATGGGAGCTCCCGTAAAGGCATGCGACCTGAGAGCAGGCGCTGCGCTTATAATCGCAGGTCTGGCTGCCAGCGGCGTTACCGAGATAGAGGATATCTATCATATCGAAAGAGGCTATGACTGTATGGAGGGCAAGCTTCGTGCGCTGGGCGCTGATATCGAAAAGGTAAGCGTTCCCGATAAGGCAGAGGATACAAAGCCCGAAAGCGACAAGGCTGCTGTTTAA
- a CDS encoding TetR/AcrR family transcriptional regulator, whose translation MGKVDTNKKLKENSLLKTAFEFFTTKGFSKTSITDIVSKAGVAKGTFYLYFKDKYDIRNKLISHKSSQLFKNAMADLGAELDKLSFEDKIIKVIDNIINQLNANQSLLTFISKNLSWGVFKTAITTPVSEDDVDFSTIYEKLLSEAPQGIKDPEIMLFMIIELVSSTCYSVILYKEPCSLEKLKPYLYKSIRLIIAQHEVSD comes from the coding sequence ATGGGCAAGGTCGATACAAACAAGAAGCTTAAAGAAAATTCCCTGCTGAAAACAGCTTTCGAGTTCTTTACCACAAAGGGCTTCAGTAAGACTTCCATAACCGACATCGTCAGTAAGGCAGGAGTTGCAAAGGGCACATTCTACCTATACTTCAAGGACAAATACGACATACGAAACAAGCTCATATCCCATAAATCAAGCCAGCTTTTCAAAAACGCCATGGCAGACCTCGGCGCAGAGCTGGACAAGCTCTCCTTTGAGGACAAGATAATCAAGGTCATTGACAATATCATAAATCAGCTCAATGCGAACCAGTCCCTGCTCACATTCATATCCAAAAACCTGAGCTGGGGCGTGTTCAAGACAGCTATAACCACTCCCGTTTCCGAGGACGACGTGGACTTTTCGACCATATACGAGAAGCTCCTTTCGGAAGCTCCACAAGGTATAAAGGATCCCGAGATAATGCTGTTTATGATAATCGAGCTTGTAAGCTCCACCTGCTACTCGGTTATACTCTACAAGGAGCCCTGCTCGCTGGAGAAGCTCAAGCCCTACCTGTACAAATCCATAAGGCTTATAATCGCCCAGCATGAAGTTAGTGATTAG
- a CDS encoding MATE family efflux transporter, which yields MKDKELYKKLFTIVAPIAFQYFMASLVSASDAFMLGFLDQDSLSASSLAGQVAFVFSLFFMAFISGCNVLGAQYWGKKDHKTVDKVLALTMRYSLLVGAVFTLGALIFPQYIMRIFTNDPELVRLGGVYLRTVALSYVLAGFSQAYFGIMKICDCAGLSSLIGSLSVVFNILMNWLLIFGVGPFPEMGIAGAALATVLARAFECVFILAVMLRGKCPPLRVGMMFVLKDSILHKDYIKYTAPILLNQLGWGGGVTMYSVIMGRLGSDAVAANSIASIVRCIIASLCWGIAAGVGIVLGGMLGRNETDEAKKAGGKFVRLSLIIGAGSGVVILALTPIILKVITLNPQAQYYLKYMMFMAAYYIIGNALNSTIIGGMFPAGGDTRFGMICDIVTLWCVVVPMGMIAAFWLKLPVLAVAFILTLDEFVKIPAVYKHYVKYKWVKNITR from the coding sequence ATGAAAGATAAAGAATTATACAAAAAATTATTCACCATAGTAGCGCCCATAGCCTTCCAGTACTTCATGGCGTCACTGGTATCGGCTTCGGACGCCTTTATGCTGGGATTTCTCGATCAGGACTCCCTGTCGGCGTCATCTCTCGCAGGTCAGGTAGCCTTTGTGTTCAGCCTGTTCTTTATGGCGTTCATATCGGGCTGCAACGTCCTTGGTGCTCAGTACTGGGGCAAAAAGGACCACAAGACCGTGGATAAGGTACTCGCGCTGACCATGAGATACTCCCTCCTTGTGGGAGCTGTCTTTACTCTGGGAGCTCTTATCTTCCCCCAATACATAATGCGTATATTTACCAATGACCCCGAACTTGTACGCCTCGGCGGAGTGTACCTGCGCACCGTGGCGCTGTCATATGTGCTGGCAGGCTTCTCGCAGGCGTATTTCGGCATTATGAAGATATGCGACTGTGCAGGGCTCAGCTCCCTTATCGGAAGCCTTTCCGTGGTATTCAATATCCTTATGAACTGGCTGCTCATCTTCGGAGTGGGACCCTTCCCCGAAATGGGCATAGCAGGTGCGGCTCTGGCTACGGTCCTCGCACGCGCTTTTGAATGTGTGTTTATCCTTGCGGTAATGCTCCGCGGCAAGTGTCCGCCACTGCGTGTTGGTATGATGTTCGTGCTTAAAGACAGTATTCTGCACAAGGACTACATAAAATATACCGCGCCTATCCTGCTCAATCAGCTTGGCTGGGGCGGCGGAGTGACCATGTACTCCGTCATCATGGGCAGACTGGGAAGCGACGCTGTTGCGGCGAACTCCATAGCAAGCATCGTCCGCTGTATTATAGCCAGTCTCTGCTGGGGAATCGCGGCGGGTGTCGGCATCGTACTTGGCGGTATGCTTGGTAGGAACGAAACAGACGAAGCCAAAAAGGCAGGCGGAAAATTCGTGCGGCTGTCCCTTATTATAGGAGCAGGCTCGGGAGTAGTCATACTTGCGCTGACGCCGATTATACTCAAAGTGATAACTCTCAATCCGCAGGCGCAGTATTACTTGAAGTATATGATGTTCATGGCGGCTTACTACATCATCGGAAACGCGCTTAACTCCACTATCATAGGCGGAATGTTCCCCGCAGGCGGAGACACGAGATTCGGCATGATATGCGACATTGTGACACTCTGGTGCGTGGTGGTGCCCATGGGTATGATAGCCGCATTCTGGCTGAAGCTCCCCGTGCTGGCGGTAGCTTTTATACTCACACTGGACGAGTTTGTGAAAATACCTGCGGTATACAAGCATTACGTCAAGTATAAATGGGTTAAGAACATAACGCGTTAA
- a CDS encoding efflux RND transporter permease subunit, which translates to MLKFGEWIAKHRALILIFGVVMLLPSAMGYLNTRVNYDILSYLPKDINTMVGQDILKDEFGQGGFSLVMVEGMSDKDVAATAEKIEGIDHVSKVLCYQSLTNCTIPKEVLPSDVYDFFNKGDNTMMAVFFDDTTSADGTLNAIEEMRSITSKQCFISGMSAITLDMKKLTQSETLIYAVIAVILTSIVLTVTMDSFLIPLFFMLSIGFAVVWNLGSNIFLGQISFITQALAMVLQLGVTMDYSIFLWHSYKEQQKYYPDSRQEAMAHAIAATITSVVGSSFTTVAGFLAMCFMTFTLGLDLGIVMAKGVVCGVIACVTILPAMILLFDKAIAKTSHRDFLPEFKRTSGFIVKNSWIFLTAAIVVLIPAVYGNSHYGVYYKLDSTLPAHLDSVIANTKLAEEYNMNSTHILMVKSDMTAKDANKMLSEMKDVDGVQFAMGFNSLVGSAIPEEVVPGEIKSILKSDEWQLMLIGSEYEVASDAVNAQVSELNKIIQKYDPNGMLIGEAPATKDLITITDKDFKVVNFLSIGAIFLIIAFTFKSVSLPVILVSVIELAIMINLGTACYTGSKLSFIAPIVIGTIQLGATVDYAILMTTRYRTERHSGRDKKESVGIALSTSIKSIITSALGFFAATVGVALYSDIGLISELCMLLARGALISMVVVITVLPSMFMVFDKVICKTSVGFLPKESKNKYEYRFKNA; encoded by the coding sequence ATGCTAAAATTCGGTGAATGGATCGCAAAGCACCGCGCACTGATACTTATATTCGGCGTGGTAATGCTTCTGCCCTCGGCAATGGGCTATCTCAACACCCGTGTTAACTACGATATACTGTCCTATCTGCCAAAGGATATAAACACTATGGTAGGTCAGGACATTCTTAAAGATGAATTCGGACAGGGCGGCTTCTCCCTTGTAATGGTGGAGGGCATGAGCGACAAGGACGTGGCGGCGACTGCCGAAAAGATAGAGGGTATCGACCACGTTTCAAAGGTGCTCTGCTACCAGTCCCTTACGAACTGCACTATCCCGAAAGAAGTGCTCCCCTCAGACGTGTACGACTTCTTCAACAAGGGCGACAACACCATGATGGCGGTATTCTTCGACGATACCACCTCTGCGGACGGAACTCTGAACGCAATTGAGGAAATGAGAAGCATCACCTCAAAGCAGTGCTTCATCAGCGGTATGTCGGCAATAACCCTTGACATGAAAAAGCTGACACAGAGCGAAACTCTTATCTACGCAGTCATCGCAGTTATCCTCACAAGCATAGTCCTTACGGTGACTATGGATTCGTTCCTGATTCCGCTGTTCTTCATGCTGAGCATTGGCTTCGCTGTAGTATGGAACTTAGGCTCCAACATCTTCCTCGGACAGATATCCTTTATAACACAGGCTCTGGCAATGGTATTGCAGCTTGGCGTTACAATGGACTACTCCATATTCCTCTGGCACAGCTACAAGGAGCAGCAGAAGTACTACCCCGACAGCAGACAGGAGGCAATGGCTCACGCTATCGCGGCAACAATCACATCAGTGGTCGGAAGCTCATTCACAACAGTTGCAGGCTTCCTTGCAATGTGCTTTATGACATTCACACTTGGTCTTGACCTTGGCATAGTTATGGCAAAGGGCGTTGTATGCGGCGTTATCGCCTGCGTAACAATTCTCCCTGCAATGATACTCCTCTTCGACAAGGCTATCGCAAAAACCTCACACAGGGACTTCCTCCCCGAATTCAAGCGCACATCGGGCTTCATTGTAAAAAACTCATGGATATTCCTTACAGCGGCTATCGTGGTGCTTATCCCCGCAGTTTACGGCAACAGCCACTACGGCGTTTACTATAAGCTGGACAGCACCCTCCCCGCACACCTTGACAGCGTTATCGCCAACACAAAGCTTGCCGAGGAGTACAATATGAACAGCACACATATCCTCATGGTAAAGTCGGATATGACCGCCAAGGACGCAAACAAGATGCTCAGCGAGATGAAAGACGTTGACGGCGTACAGTTCGCAATGGGCTTCAATTCACTGGTGGGCTCGGCTATCCCCGAAGAGGTAGTTCCCGGTGAGATAAAGAGCATACTCAAAAGCGATGAATGGCAGCTCATGCTCATAGGTTCTGAGTATGAGGTAGCCTCCGACGCAGTAAATGCTCAGGTATCGGAGCTGAACAAGATAATACAGAAGTACGATCCCAACGGCATGCTCATAGGCGAAGCTCCCGCAACAAAGGACCTTATCACTATCACCGACAAGGACTTCAAGGTGGTAAACTTCCTGTCTATCGGAGCTATATTCCTTATCATAGCATTCACATTCAAGTCCGTATCACTTCCTGTGATACTCGTATCGGTCATCGAGCTGGCAATAATGATAAATCTTGGCACAGCCTGCTATACAGGCTCGAAGCTGTCATTCATAGCTCCTATCGTTATAGGAACTATACAGCTTGGCGCTACAGTTGACTACGCTATACTTATGACAACAAGATACCGCACCGAGAGACACAGCGGCAGGGACAAAAAGGAATCCGTGGGTATCGCTCTCAGCACTTCCATAAAGTCCATAATCACATCGGCTCTGGGCTTCTTTGCCGCAACAGTAGGCGTTGCACTCTACTCCGATATCGGACTTATCTCGGAGCTGTGCATGCTCCTTGCAAGAGGCGCTCTTATCTCCATGGTGGTAGTAATAACAGTACTGCCCTCAATGTTCATGGTATTCGATAAGGTCATCTGCAAGACCAGCGTGGGATTTCTTCCCAAGGAAAGCAAAAACAAGTACGAATACAGATTCAAAAATGCGTAA
- a CDS encoding peptidylprolyl isomerase, which produces MFRKILAGVFCTTLVFSAFASCSGKAGVSSSESTTDTTSASATETTTEALTAENVDIANFTAPQKGDTIITMKIKDYGEVKFRLFPEYADKGVENFVELAKKGYYDGLKFHRVIRDFMIQGGDPEGTGMGGESVWGGKFDGGTDPHLIHVPGALVYANSGSTSTDGSQFYVVTGSAITDDDLDYFSQGGYVFSDKAKAVYKKVGGTPWLDGSYTVFGQVIDGLDVIFKVQYVAVNAASSMPLEDVIIESVTVGEYNGEEIRWYIDDYKDFDIEEAKKASEKENVTIANYTAPKEGEKIVSMKLKGYDGEIKIKLFPEYAEKGVPSFLEHAEKGYYDGLTFHRVIKDFMIQGGDPKGDGTGGESIYEKGFDDGTNSHLIHAAGAVAYANSGSTASSGSQFYIVTGDVYNTEEISNLEEQGYDFTDNEAEVYSTNGGTPWLDGSYTIFGQVFDGLDIVFDVQNVETDTNDKPVKDVTIEYVKVSEYKGEAVRFNISDYDKIKANTQTATEASTETTAETTTNE; this is translated from the coding sequence ATGTTTAGAAAGATTCTGGCAGGTGTTTTCTGTACAACGCTGGTATTCTCTGCTTTTGCATCATGCAGCGGCAAAGCAGGTGTAAGCAGCTCTGAAAGCACCACAGATACCACAAGTGCTTCGGCTACCGAGACGACAACAGAGGCGCTTACAGCAGAAAATGTTGATATAGCCAATTTTACAGCTCCACAGAAGGGCGATACCATAATCACTATGAAGATCAAGGATTACGGTGAAGTCAAGTTCAGGCTCTTTCCCGAATATGCGGACAAGGGCGTTGAGAACTTCGTTGAGCTGGCTAAAAAGGGTTACTATGACGGACTCAAGTTCCACAGAGTCATCAGGGACTTCATGATACAGGGCGGCGATCCCGAAGGCACAGGAATGGGCGGCGAAAGCGTCTGGGGCGGCAAGTTTGACGGCGGCACAGACCCACACCTTATCCACGTTCCCGGTGCTCTTGTATATGCAAACAGCGGCTCCACTTCCACTGACGGAAGCCAGTTCTACGTTGTAACGGGCTCTGCTATAACTGATGATGATCTCGATTATTTCAGCCAGGGCGGTTATGTTTTCTCGGACAAGGCTAAGGCTGTCTATAAAAAAGTCGGCGGCACACCGTGGCTCGATGGCAGTTATACCGTTTTCGGACAGGTCATCGACGGACTTGATGTTATTTTCAAGGTACAGTACGTTGCGGTAAACGCTGCTTCAAGTATGCCTCTTGAGGATGTTATCATTGAATCTGTTACTGTCGGAGAGTACAACGGCGAGGAAATACGCTGGTATATAGACGATTACAAGGACTTTGACATAGAGGAAGCAAAGAAGGCTTCCGAAAAGGAAAATGTTACCATTGCAAACTATACAGCTCCCAAGGAGGGCGAAAAGATAGTTTCCATGAAGCTCAAGGGCTACGACGGAGAGATCAAGATAAAGCTCTTCCCAGAGTACGCCGAAAAGGGCGTTCCCAGCTTTTTGGAGCATGCGGAAAAGGGCTACTATGACGGCCTTACATTCCACAGAGTTATCAAGGACTTTATGATACAGGGCGGCGATCCCAAAGGCGACGGTACAGGCGGCGAGTCCATATACGAAAAGGGCTTTGACGACGGCACCAATTCCCATCTTATCCATGCCGCAGGCGCTGTTGCCTATGCAAACAGCGGCTCTACTGCTTCAAGCGGCAGCCAGTTCTATATAGTTACTGGCGACGTCTACAACACTGAAGAGATCAGTAATCTTGAAGAGCAAGGCTATGACTTTACCGACAACGAGGCGGAGGTATATTCCACCAACGGCGGTACACCATGGCTGGACGGCAGCTATACTATCTTCGGTCAGGTGTTCGACGGACTCGATATCGTATTCGATGTCCAGAATGTTGAGACAGACACCAATGATAAGCCTGTCAAGGACGTTACCATAGAGTACGTTAAGGTATCGGAATACAAGGGCGAAGCTGTTCGCTTCAATATTTCCGATTATGATAAAATAAAGGCAAATACTCAGACTGCTACAGAAGCTTCCACAGAAACCACTGCGGAAACCACCACAAATGAATAA